The region TGGTGGTCGTCACCTTCGCGGTCCAGCCCGCCTCCGGGGTGACGAGGACACCGAGGACGGGGTGGTCGGTGGGCAGGAAGACCTGGACCTTCGTGGTGCTCGCGGTGTCCTCCTCGTTGGGGACCCGGAAGCTCAGGACGCCGTCCGTGGCACCCTTCGCGTAGCTCTCGGGGTGCACGGTGACGTGCGCGAAGGCGGAACCCGCCGCGGCGAGGACACCGGCGGCGGTGAGACCGGTGACGACGCCGGCGCGGCGCAGGGTGATGCGGGTCGGGAACATGGGCACAACTCCGTACTGGTGACTGGTACTGGTGACTGCTGTCGAGGAGCTTCAGGGTGTGTACGGAATCCCTGTCGGCGGTCCTCGACCGCTCACCGCGTACCGCAGGAGAAGCCGGCGCGGCCGGACGTCCGGCGACGACACGCGTCCCGGGGCCGTACGGGGCCCTCCGAGGGGCGCGTCACGCCACCAGGCGGCGAGACCCGGCACGAGGGCGACCGCCCAGCGCAGCAGCGACCACAGCGCGGCCTCGCCCCGCCGCAGGCACCAGGAGGCGACCAGCGCGGCCACGACGTGCGCGGGGATCGCGTGGGCGCTCATGGCGTTCATCGTGTTCGTGGGGTTCAGATGGGCGTGGGGCATCTGCATGCCGTGCATGCCCTGCATCCCGAAATGATGCGCGTGCGACATCGCCCGTACCCGCACCGACCCGAACGCACCGAACGCGGCGTGCAGCCCCGCCTGGGTGACCAGCATCAGGGCGCCGATCCCCGGCAGCGACCGCTCCCGGCCACCGAGCAGCCACCCGGCGGCGAACACGGCCGCGAGCCCGGCACCCGCCACCCCGGCCGACGGCGTACCGCCGGTCGCGAGACCGTGCGCGGCGGCGGCCAGCAGCACACACACCGCGGCGAACACCGCCGCGCGCAGACTCCGTACCGCCGGGGAAGCGCTCATCGTGCCGGGATCCTCCCACGGCCGGTCCCCGGACCGGACACCGAGGCCCAGGGGGCCTGTCCGGCTACTCGCCGCCGGAGACCTGCTCGTCCTCCAACTCCTTCGCCAGGCGGCGCAGATGCGGCCCGTACTCCGGGTGGTTGAGCGCTGCCGCGAACTGGGCTGTGAGGTAGGCGAGCGGGTTGCCGGTGTCGTACCAGCGGCCGTGGATCACCTGGCCGTAGACGGCCCGGCTCGCTGCGTAGGCGTTGATGGCGTCGGTGAGGTAGACCTCGCCGGTGCGGTGGTCGTACCAGCGCTTGGTCTGGTCGCGCAGTTCGTCGATGATGCCGGGCGTGATGACGTAGCCGCCGATGGCCGCGTACGAGGAGGGCGCGTCCTGCGGGCGGGGCTTCTCCACCAGGCCGGTGATACGGAGCAGACCCTCGTCGAGGTCCTCCTTGACGACGGGGACGCCGTAGCGCTGCGAGTCGCCCGGGTCCATCGGCATCAGGGCGAGGACCGGGGAGTTGGTCGCCTCGTACGCCTTGATCAGCTGCTGGGCGCGTGGGACCTCGGCGACGAACACGTCGTCGGGCCACAGCACGAGCATCGGCTCGTCGCCGAAGTTGCGGGCGGCGTTGAGGACCGGCGTGCCGTTGCCGTACGGGCCGTGCTGGTCGAGGTAGGTGATGTGGCCGAGCCGGGACAGCTCACCGACCTCCTCGACGGCGTCCGCGTAGGCGGCCTTGCCGTCGGCGCGCAGTTGGTCGACCAGGCCGGGGTTCGGCCGGAAGTGGTCCTGGATCAGGCCCTTCCCGCCGGACACCACGATGGTGATGTCGGTGATGCCGGAGGCCACGAGCTCCCGGACGGTGTGCTCGATGACGGGCTTGTCACCGACAGGCAGCATCTCCTTCGGTGTCGCCTTGGTGAGCGGCAGCAGCCGGGACCCCAGTCCGGCTGCGGGAATGACTGCCCTGCGAATCGTGGCCATGGGCCCCCCTGTACGAAAGCGCGACGCGTATCTGCGGTCGTGGTGCGTGGTCCTGCTGGGCGGTGCTGCTCAGTGGTGCTGCTCGGTCTCAGCGGTGCTGCTCGGTGCTCATCCGCGCCCTGTCGGCGCGAGTGGTGTGTGACGCTACCAATGCGGCATGCCCCACGGCCGTGCCGCCCAGACCCCCGGGGTGCTTCCCCGGCCATGGTTCAGGCTCGGCGCGGCAGTACGGCGATCGCCGCCAGGGGTACGGCGGCCAGTATCAGCCACGGCACGGCAGCGGGCAGCCCGGTGTCGAGAAGGGTGCCGGTCAGCGAGCTGCCGACCAGCACGATCAGGCCGGAAACCGACGACAGCGCGCCGGTGTAGAGGCCGAGCCGGCCCTCCTCGGCGAGGTCGGGCACCCAGGCGCGGGCCACGGGCGCGACCAGCATCTGGCCGAAGGTCAGCAGGACGACGAAGCCGGCGGCGGGCAGGAGCCCGGCGGCGCCGGTCCACCCTGCGGGCCTGGCCAGCGCCACCACCGCGAACCCGGCGGAGATCAGCAGCATCCCGGCGACCATCGAGCGGCGCAGGGCGAGCCGGTCGCCGACCAGGCGGGTGACCGGCAGTTGGGCGGTCACGACGAGCAGGGAGGACAGGGCGAACAGCCAGGCCAGCGCGGTCTGCGAGCCGGTCGCGCGCTCCACCTCGTCGGGGAGCGCCAGATACAGCTGGTTGTACGCGAGGAGATAGGCGCCGTACGCGCAGCAGAGTGCCAGAAATCGACGGTTGCGCAGCAGTGCGCGCACGCCCCCTTTCGCGCGTACGCGCTCCCGGCCGGGTATGTGCTGTGGGAGCAGCCAGGCATGTCCGGCGAGGACGAGGACGAAGATTCCGGCGCCCGCGAGGCACACCACCTGGAAGTCGACGGACAGCAGCAGTCCGCCCAGCAGCGGCCCGACGAAGGCGCCCGCCTGCCCCGCGACGGTGAACAGCGCGAGGACCCGGGTGCGTGAGCCGTTTCCCTGCTCCTCCCAGACCACCGCCTGTCGGACCACCTCGGACTCGACGGCGGGCGAGAACAGCGCGGCGGCGAAGCCGATGAGGAGGACGGCGCCGATGACGGTCGCGGTCGAGTCGGCGTAACCGAGCCAGCCGAAGCCGGCGATGCGCAGGGCGCAGCCCGCGAGCACCACCGGCCGGATGCCGTACCGGTCGGCGAGGGCGCCGCCCACCACGAACAGCCCCTGCTGACTGAAGGTGCGCAGCCCGAGAACGAACCCGACGAGCCACCCCGCCATACCGATCGTCTGCCCGAGATGCGCGGAGAGAAAGGGCAGGACGGCGAAGAAGCCGACGTTGAAGGCGAGTTGGGTCAGGATCAGCAGCCGCAGCAGCGGCGAAAGTCGCATCCGGGCGGGCGCCTCGTCGTCGACGCCGGTTGCGGGGCTGGTCACAGAAAACCCAACTCCTGCGCTTCTCGGTGTGGTTGGGCCAGCCGCACAGGCTCCCTCCGCTGCCGTGTCGCAGGCAGCGGCGACCGGGGCGTCCGGGCAGGGGACCTGGCCTCGACGACGGTTGAGGACGTGGTCACCTGAGGACCAACCGCCTTGTTTCTGGGCGCCGTTGGGTCAGCCGCACAGGCTCCTTCCGCTGCCGTGTCGCAGGCAGCGGCGACCGGGGCGTCCGGGCAGGGGACCTGGCCTCGACGGCGGCTACGTACGTGGTCACTGGAACGCCAACTCCCTTTTCTCCAGGCTCGGTTGGGTAGCCCGCACCGGCTTCATCCGCTGTCGTCGGGCGGTGAGGCCCGCGGCGGTGACGGCCAGGGCGCCGAGCAGGGCGAGTACGGCGGCGGGGGCGAGAACCGCCCAGGGGGCGCGTTCGGCGTACGGCTGGTTCTCGGCGAGGAGCAACCCCCATTCCGGGGACGGCGGTTGGGCGCCGAGGCCGAGGAAGCCGAGGGCGGCCAGGGCGAGGGCGACGCCGGGCAGCCGCAGCAGGGCGTGCCGGGTGACCGGGGGCAGCGCGGCGGGCAGGAGTTCGTGGCGCAGGACGTACCAGCGGCCGGCGCCGAGGCCCCGGGTGGCCGTGACATGCAGGGTGGCCCGTTCCTGGCGCAGCAGGGCGGCGGTGTGCGCGGCCAGCGGCGCCCAGGCGACGGCGGTCACGGCGAGCGCCGGGGTGGCCCCGCCACTGCCCACGACCGCCGTGACCAGTAGCGCGGCAAGTACGGGCGGTATCGCGTTGACGGTGTCGACGAGCGGTCCGGACAGTCGGGGCACCAGCCCGAGGACCAGGCCGATGAGGAGGGCGGCGGCGCTGATCGCGGCGGCGAGCAGCAGCGTGTCGAGGGCACCGTGCCCGACTCGGGCGAGGACGTCACGGCCGAGGGCGTCCGTGCCGAACGGGTGTGCCCAGGAAGGGGGTTGGAGCCGGGCGCGGGTGTCCAGCGCGAGCGGGTCACGCGGCAGACCGAGGGCGACGACGCCGAGCAGCACACCGGCGTACAGCAGGGGCGGGGTGCGGCGGGCGGGCGGCGCGGGCCGGTGCAGGGAGGAGAGGCCGCCGTCGCGCAGGGCGGGGCCGATGAGCAGCCGGGCCGTGACCCGGGTCGCGCCCGCGGCGAGCACCGCCAGCAGGACGAGGGCGAGGGTGCTCGCCTGGAGGACGGGCAGGTCCTGGGCGATGGCGGCCTGGAGGGCGGTGCGGCCGAGGCCGGGAATGTCGAAGATCTGCTCGACGGCGACCGAGCCGCCGGTCAGCCCGACGACGAACAGCCCGGCGTTGGGCAGCAGTGCGGGCAGGCAGCGCCGCACCGCCTGGCTCGCGATGCGCCGGGCCGGGATACCGCGTGCGGCGGCGGCCAGCGCCCAGGGCTCCGCGAAGGCGCCGGGCAGCAGATCGTCGAGGAGCCGCCCGAGCAGCGCGCCGGCGGGCAGGCCGAGGGCGAGGCCGGGCAGGATCGTCCACTGGAGCCCGTACCAGCCGAGGGCGGGCAGCCAGCCGAGCTGGACGCCGACGACCGTGGCCAGCACGGACGCGGTGAGGAACTCGGGCAGCGCGGCGACCATCGCCGACCCGCTGCCGCCGCGCCGACGC is a window of Streptomyces sp. B21-083 DNA encoding:
- a CDS encoding UTP--glucose-1-phosphate uridylyltransferase, coding for MATIRRAVIPAAGLGSRLLPLTKATPKEMLPVGDKPVIEHTVRELVASGITDITIVVSGGKGLIQDHFRPNPGLVDQLRADGKAAYADAVEEVGELSRLGHITYLDQHGPYGNGTPVLNAARNFGDEPMLVLWPDDVFVAEVPRAQQLIKAYEATNSPVLALMPMDPGDSQRYGVPVVKEDLDEGLLRITGLVEKPRPQDAPSSYAAIGGYVITPGIIDELRDQTKRWYDHRTGEVYLTDAINAYAASRAVYGQVIHGRWYDTGNPLAYLTAQFAAALNHPEYGPHLRRLAKELEDEQVSGGE
- a CDS encoding MDR family MFS transporter, whose amino-acid sequence is MRLSPLLRLLILTQLAFNVGFFAVLPFLSAHLGQTIGMAGWLVGFVLGLRTFSQQGLFVVGGALADRYGIRPVVLAGCALRIAGFGWLGYADSTATVIGAVLLIGFAAALFSPAVESEVVRQAVVWEEQGNGSRTRVLALFTVAGQAGAFVGPLLGGLLLSVDFQVVCLAGAGIFVLVLAGHAWLLPQHIPGRERVRAKGGVRALLRNRRFLALCCAYGAYLLAYNQLYLALPDEVERATGSQTALAWLFALSSLLVVTAQLPVTRLVGDRLALRRSMVAGMLLISAGFAVVALARPAGWTGAAGLLPAAGFVVLLTFGQMLVAPVARAWVPDLAEEGRLGLYTGALSSVSGLIVLVGSSLTGTLLDTGLPAAVPWLILAAVPLAAIAVLPRRA
- a CDS encoding ABC transporter permease subunit, which codes for MRGRAGTLLWRALLATLLVCGIGLLPWLTRTDSAFTVLKARSAEREATPAVLADIREQLGLDAGPLRLLGDWLGGLPRGDAGRSWISGAEVMPDVLQALGASLLLMAVALTIAFLVAALVCARTLCGGGGGGRRRGGSGSAMVAALPEFLTASVLATVVGVQLGWLPALGWYGLQWTILPGLALGLPAGALLGRLLDDLLPGAFAEPWALAAAARGIPARRIASQAVRRCLPALLPNAGLFVVGLTGGSVAVEQIFDIPGLGRTALQAAIAQDLPVLQASTLALVLLAVLAAGATRVTARLLIGPALRDGGLSSLHRPAPPARRTPPLLYAGVLLGVVALGLPRDPLALDTRARLQPPSWAHPFGTDALGRDVLARVGHGALDTLLLAAAISAAALLIGLVLGLVPRLSGPLVDTVNAIPPVLAALLVTAVVGSGGATPALAVTAVAWAPLAAHTAALLRQERATLHVTATRGLGAGRWYVLRHELLPAALPPVTRHALLRLPGVALALAALGFLGLGAQPPSPEWGLLLAENQPYAERAPWAVLAPAAVLALLGALAVTAAGLTARRQRMKPVRATQPSLEKRELAFQ